The Colias croceus chromosome 11, ilColCroc2.1 genome has a segment encoding these proteins:
- the LOC123695778 gene encoding uncharacterized protein LOC123695778 encodes MLVLITSILIPIFFVLIFRFLNTKNKAPIFGVYQQKNKTYWFKFLFMYTILKIRQLKVHLQRLFAVELGRSSDGVMHVQDHDVNLEKLYNLGDNPKAVDGTYFNGMSKSGAALICGLARRPQRICDAFLFLKIDGEEVLLTPSLPDTYLKKSSEDDDSHEVQGLSVANFIPMRTWKLSYNGEMKPRNDPNKKIRVEANLTWSANFPPFEYDSQMSPKSMASDMAREPWSADYFKLLKKFHQTHYEQAGYIKGTVLVDDKLHELNMPCVRDRSFGPLREWRNFHRYVYHFIFLDNGDFIAVGSISQPSILSHLTVGYFCRMSDQSVISVDSSNFQLYQHGENQQLPKDYGFIFEAGGESYIVKVQAKDEVTFFIGKDKEAKFYEKWCDIEVNGMKGQACVEWQYNNEVPI; translated from the exons ATGCTTGTGTTAATAACCTCAATTTTAAtaccaatattttttgtgttaattTTTCGGTTtttaaatacgaaaaataaaGCACCTATTTTCGGTGTATACCAGCAGAAGAATAAGACTTATTGGTTCAAGTTTCTATTCATgtacacaattttaaaaataagacag ttGAAAGTACATTTACAACGACTTTTTGCCGTCGAATTGGGTCGAAGCAGCGATGGTGTAATGCATGTTCAAGACCACGACGTTAATCTCGAAAAACTTTATAATCTTGGCGATAACCCAAAG GCAGTGGATGGAACATATTTTAATGGCATGTCAAAATCTGGAGCAGCTCTTATTTGTGGATTAGCAAGACGACCTCAACGGATATGCGAtgcttttttgtttttaaag ATAGATGGAGAAGAAGTTTTATTAACACCAAGCCTACCAGATACATATCTTAAGAAGTCCAGTGAAGATGATGACAGTCATGAAGTCCAAGGTTTATCCGTTGCTAATTTTATACCAATGCGTACTTGGAAACTATCGTATAATGGGGAAATGAA GCCCCGAAATGATccaaataagaaaataagaGTAGAGGCTAATTTGACATGGAGTGCTAATTTTCCTCCATTCGAATACGATTCCCAGATGTCTCCTAAAAGCATGGCTAGTGACATGGCAAGGGAACCCTGGTCTGCTGACTACTTTAAGTTACTTAAAAA gttTCACCAAACTCACTACGAGCAGGCGGGATACATCAAGGGCACCGTATTAGTAGACGATAAACTACACGAATTGAATATGCCTTGTGTTAGAGACCGGAGTTTCg gacCATTGCGGGAGTGGCGAAATTTCCATCGTTAtgtttatcattttatattccttgaCAATGGAGACTTTATAGCCGTGGGAAGTATATCGCAACCATCAATTTTATCCca CCTCACAGTTGGCTACTTCTGCCGAATGTCGGACCAATCAGTGATATCGGTCGATTCTTCGAACTTCCAATTGTATCAACACGGAGAAAATCAACAACTACCCAAGGATTATGGGTTTATTTTTGAGGCTG gtgGAGAATCATATATCGTGAAAGTTCAAGCTAAGGACGAAGTCACATTTTTCATTGGAAAAGACAAAGAAGCAAAGTTCTACGAAAAGTGGTGTGATATTGAAGTTAATGGTATGAAGGGTCAAGCTTGCGTAGAATGGCAATATAACAATGAGGTACCaatataa
- the LOC123695776 gene encoding NADH dehydrogenase [ubiquinone] 1 beta subcomplex subunit 10: protein MVQGGGEPDDNLIRSFASAMYNTIDAPVTWFREKVVEPNQKKYPWYHQQFRRVPTIDQCYSDDVVCDFEANTQFKRDRAVDSEILNILRMRFEDCMIYEKPDHEVKCKPLWEKYKDAEEAWFIKYGDLGAYGDARKAYMKQKHRMIWERRHGPLSEQTK, encoded by the exons atggttcAAGGCGGTGGTGAACCCGATGATAATCTTATAAGGAGTTTTGCGAGTGCCATGTACAATACAATAGATGCACCGGTAACATGGTTTAGAG AAAAAGTAGTCGAACCTAATCAAAAGAAGTATCCGTGGTATCACCAACAGTTCCGCCGTGTACCGACTATCGATCAGTGCTATAGCGACGATGTTGTATGTGACTTCGAAGCGAACACTCAATTTAAAAGAGATAG gGCTGTGGACTctgaaattttaaacatacttCGCATGCGATTTGAAGATTGCATGATATACGAAAAACCAGATCATGAAGTGAAATGCAAACCTCTCTGGGAAAAATATAAGGATGCTGAAGAAGCCTGGTTTATTAAAT ATGGTGACCTGGGCGCATACGGCGACGCCCGCAAAGCTTACATGAAGCAGAAACATCGCATGATCTGGGAGAGACGTCACGGACCCCTGTCTGAACAGACTAAGTGA
- the LOC123695775 gene encoding meiosis regulator and mRNA stability factor 1 — protein sequence MFLRTMSLVRDNTEMGSKSTSSHRSHSAQGLASNVSSPCMKIPLPPRLWITDIEDESSDEISSVREDGILPVERSRVRSRYRHHKQKTTNNIPVGIFWDIENCQVPRGCSAIDVVAAIRAKFLVGRREADFVVVCDVRKESVHRLQELNDSQVSLIHVCGTQKNAADEKLRQCMRRFGELHPAPASLLLISGDINFAADLSDFRHRKNMEVILVHKQNTSSALIACASSHYCYNDLTAHLPRNPKISQTEDDEPPTCEMEVLNLPVDQPPERVSRRLRRLADNCGGKVLRVTASTAMMKFPTPDHASRALKRMDGEDVFGRKIGTRYVRSALQPAYSSDEGYSTAPQQPARPQFTPVQVTQVSMEAERTAASEWALALQQLPAPTPPPLDFCPPPAPKPRKIRGTHGSASLDRSACSSSNSFDDSRRELSASRAVSPWNSSASFSEQSTEGDECAAELTVANLPPYEPVVLQEMLIKLFNQYVPVVRVSVWAAGDGPQATVVLRSEGDARLAIARVHKRRLDNQWAGRRLELSLGRPSPAPNLDVLRARLRAILLDQTNHTLPLLRLRDAYASRHCCALTTSDIAKVRDTVIIHEGYGRVVQLVDFTPVTSTEMEEAPWKCHIHAVMNTGHDDGSRILQPVYIEVAVLAKNTQMLLESHGGILPLLSFVECYEAMFPPLLCDARNGVALELLLRSITAVEVKDSPSRHLTWASAPACIDNSDVSRCSAERERERGRTAQALEPMLALFERELIDLLRTAPKCSIPFSKLIPAFHHHFGRQCRVADYGFTKLPDLLSALSKTIVVLGSGSYRVITISAAAQNRRWTSDLVKVLKAQPGRTIYAHDIPQLYQATIGRPFTPVDYGVCTLEELMDRVLPGSVIISSDGSISLPRRTPTAEERARTVQFAAQAVELLCHAPNFRMEFSRFVPAYHAHFGRQLRVAHYGCVKLVELFELIPEMVTVYCESTGERSVRLATPLARSVMAQRLRDFSPIALSALSARYVSQYGAPIQPDILEVNSLEALVYAAGGRIEGGVIRMADENCSWVNAALAACAVLSADRSVARGSTEEYFVNAFTQLSGIEPDLKELLSSGVIEISERYVRLSSLWRVVWRVTTILSDRSRPIPAMEIFLEYTKRYGPSFPKAELGVDAVIEFLQSQSSVFASEGGQWRVRVGVRVPPRRDVTHARALPQEDYSVYDTPPGQKGSRVFESPKTNIWSSPPASALPQPTALLTQDKRRTRLAAQFDAA from the exons ATGTTTCTACGCACAATGAGTTTAGTACGAGATAATACAGAAATGGGGTCGAAAAGCACTTCAAGCCATCGGAGTCATTCAGCTCAAGGTCTAGCCAGTAATGTTTCTAGTCCTTGCATGAAAATACCGTTGCCACCTCGATTATGGATTACAG ATATAGAAGATGAATCGTCAGATGAGATAAGCAGTGTTCGTGAAGATGGGATCTTGCCCGTAGAAAGGTCAAGAGTGAGGTCTCGGTACAGACATCATAAACAgaaaacaacaaataatatacctgTTGGAATATTTTGGGATATCGAAAATTGTCAG gTTCCCCGTGGCTGTTCAGCAATAGATGTTGTGGCAGCAATTCGAGCCAAGTTTCTTGTTGGACGACGGGAAGCTGACTTTGTTGTTGTCTGTGATGTGCGCAAGGAATCAGTTCATAGACTTCAAGAACTCAATGATTCTCaa GTAAGTTTAATACATGTGTGTGGAACACAAAAGAATGCAGCTGATGAAAAACTAAGACAATGCATGAGAAGATTTGGAGAGTTGCATCCTGCACCAGCATCTTTGCTTTTAATATCGGGAGATATTAATTTTGCTGCAGACCTGAGCGATTTTAGACACAG GAAAAATATGGAAGTGATATTGGTGCATAAACAGAATACTTCATCAGCATTAATAGCCTGTGCCTCATCCCACTATTGTTATAATGACTTGACGGCCCACCTTCCAAGGAATCCaaag ATAAGCCAAACTGAAGATGATGAACCGCCAACTTGTGAAATGGAGGTGCTGAACTTGCCAGTGGATCAGCCTCCGGAGAGAGTATCCAGGAGGCTACGAAGACTTGCCGATAATTGCGGGGGGAAGGTTCTTAGAGTAACAGCGTCTACGGCCATGATGAAGTTCCCAACACCTGATCATGCTTCTAG AGCACTAAAGCGCATGGACGGCGAGGATGTGTTCGGGCGTAAGATCGGCACGCGGTACGTGCGCAGCGCGCTGCAGCCGGCGTACTCGAGCGACGAGGGGTACAGCACCGCGCCGCAGCAGCCCGCGCGCCCGCAGTTCACACCCGTGCAG GTCACGCAAGTGAGCATGGAGGCGGAGCGCACAGCGGCGAGCGAGTGGGCGCTGGCGCTGCAGCAGCTGCCGGCGCCGACTCCGCCGCCGCTCGACTTCTGCCCGCCGCCCGCGCCCAAGCCGAGGAAGATTAGGGGCACGCACG GTTCAGCGTCGCTCGACCGCTCCGCGTGCTCGTCGAGCAACAGCTTCGACGACAGCCGCCGCGAGCTGAGCGCGAGCCGGGCGGTGTCGCCGTGGAACTCGTCGGCCAGCTTCAGCGAGCAAAGCACGGAGGGCGATGAGTGCGCTGCGGAGCTCACAGTGGCCAACCTGCCGCCCTACGAGCCGGTCGTGTTGCAG gAGATGTTAATAAAACTGTTCAATCAGTACGTGCCAGTGGTGCGCGTGTCAGTATGGGCGGCTGGGGACGGGCCGCAAGCCACGGTCGTGCTGCGCTCGGAGGGCGACGCGCGGCTCGCCATAGCGCGCGTGCACAAGCGGCGCCTCGACAACCAGTGGGCGGGGCGCAGGCTCGAACTGTCCCTGGGGAGACCCTCCCCAGCACCCAACCTAGATGTGCTCAGAGCCAGACTCCGCGCAATACTCCTAGATCAAACGAACCACACGCTCCCGCTCCTACGTTTACGTGACGCGTACGCAAGCCGCCACTGCTGCGCCCTAACCACCTCGGACATAGCCAAAGTTAGAGATACAGTCATCATACACGAGGGATACGGCCGTGTAGTGCAATTGGTGGATTTCACGCCCGTCACTAGTACGGAAATGGAGGAGGCACCGTGGAAATGCCACATCCATGCAGTGATGAATACGGGACACGATGATGGCAGCCGCATCTTGCAGCCGGTGTATATTGAAGTAGCAGTGCTGGCTAAGAATACTCAGATGTTGTTGGAGAGTCATGGTGGAATCTTGCCTTTGTTGAG TTTCGTCGAGTGTTACGAAGCAATGTTCCCGCCGCTGCTGTGCGACGCAAGGAATGGAGTTGCCTTGGAACTATTGTTGCGTAGCATTACTGCTGTGGAAGTTAAGGATAGCCCTTCGCGTCATCTCACTTGGGCTTCGGCACCCGCTTGCATTGATAATA GCGACGTGTCCCGCTGCAGCGCGGAGCGGGAGCGGGAGCGCGGGCGCACGGCGCAGGCGCTGGAGCCGATGCTGGCGCTGTTCGAGCGCGAGCTCATCGACCTGCTGCGCACCGCGCCCAAGTGCTCCATACCGTTTAGcaa GTTAATTCCGGCATTTCACCATCATTTTGGGCGCCAATGCCGCGTTGCTGACTATGGGTTCACTAAGCTGCCGGATTTACTGTCCGCTTTAAGCAAAACTATCGtg gtcCTCGGATCGGGCTCGTATCGCGTGATTACGATATCAGCTGCCGCACAAAATCGCCGCTGGACCTCGGACCTTGTGAAAGTTCTCAAAGCTCAACCGGGTCGCACAATATACGCTCACGACATACCGCAACTGTACCAAGCTACGATCGGACGTCCGTTCACACCCGTCGACTACGGGGTGTGCACGCTCGAAGAGCTGATGGACAGAGTGCTTCCTGGAAGCGTTATCATCAGCTCAGATGGATCAATATCCCTTCCTCGTAGAACACCGACGGCCGAAGAACGCGCCAGAACCGTTCAATTCGCAGCACAAGCAGTGGAACTTCTCTGCCACGCGCCTAATTTCCGCATGGAGTTCTCACGTTTCGTACCCGCCTACCACGCACATTTTGGAAGACAGTTGCGCGTCGCACACTACGGTTGTGTCAAATTGGTGGAGCTCTTCGAATTAATACCAGAGATGGTGACAGTTTACTGCGAATCAACTGGAGAACGCAGTGTGAGATTGGCCACCCCACTAGCACGTTCTGTTATGGCGCAGCGCCTCAGAGATTTCTCCCCGATAGCTTTGTCAGCGCTGTCCGCGCGTTACGTGTCACAGTACGGCGCTCCGATACAACCTGATATTTTGGAAGTGAATTCGCTCGAAGCGCTCGTATACGCCGCTGGAGGTCGTATAGAGGGTGGAGTGATTAGAATGGCGGATGAAAATTGTTCATGGGTGAATGCCGCACTTGCAGCTTGCGCTGTATTATCGGCTGATAGAAGCGTAGCCCGTGGCTCCACTGAAGAGTATTTCGTTAATGCGTTCACTCAGCTGAGTGGTATTGAGCCGGATTTGAAGGAGCTTCTGAGTTCCGGTGTGATCGAGATATCGGAGCGCTATGTACGTTTATCGTCACTGTGGCGTGTGGTGTGGCGCGTCACTACGATCCTGTCGGATCGCTCGCGTCCCATTCCGGCGATGGAAATATTTTTGGAGTACACGAAACGATATGGGCCGTCGTTCCCCAAGGCCGAATTGG GTGTGGACGCAGTTATCGAGTTCCTCCAATCACAAAGCAGCGTGTTCGCATCGGAAGGCGGTCAGTGGCGCGTGCGTGTGGGCGTGCGCGTGCCGCCGCGACGTGACGTCACACACGCGCGTGCGTTGCCGCAGGAGGACTACTCGGTGTACGACACGCCGCCCGGACAGAAG GGGTCGCGCGTTTTCGAATCTCCGAAAACCAATATATGGTCGTCTCCGCCGGCCAGCGCACTACCTCAGCCAACAGCTTTACTTACTCAAGATAAAC GTCGCACGCGCCTGGCTGCCCAGTTCGATGCGGCGTGA
- the LOC123695777 gene encoding 26S proteasome non-ATPase regulatory subunit 12 — MTSNGDIESLDASGKIIKMEVDYSATCDEKIPIWKSWAASGKVQEAIDQLLALEKQTRTGADMASTARILVTIVQICFEAKNWTALNDHIILLSKRRSQLKQAVVKMVQECCTYVDKTPDKETKIKLIETLRTITEGKIYVEVERARLTHILAKIREEEDNVAEAAKIIQELQVETYGSMDKREKVELILEQMRLCLAIKDYIRTQIISKKINTKFFEEENTLELKEKFYRLMIAVDQHNAAYLSVCRHFRALGQSGGSEALIGSVVFLVLAPYDNEQADLTHRVNEDKELDKLPEYKQLLGLFINPEIIRWNMLCSSYEKMLRATPYFNPSDEKGQERWNDLKNRVVEHNIRIMSMYYTRITLQRMSELLGLSVTETEDALSQLVVSSVVKAKIDRPAGVVHFRLNMDSSDRLNEWSQNLNTLMQLVNKTTHLINKEECVHKHLLATVD; from the exons ATGACTTCCAACGGTGATATCGAAAGCCTCGATGCTAGcggcaaaataataaaaatggaa GTGGACTATAGTGCTACGTGTGATGAAAAGATACCCATCTGGAAATCATGGGCAGCTAGTGGCAAGGTTCAAGAAGCTATTGACCAACTCTTAGCTCTTGAAAAACAAACCAGAACG ggAGCTGATATGGCTTCAACAGCAAGGATCTTGGTCACTATAGTACAAATATGTTTTGAGGCTAAGAACTGGACAGCATTAAATGACCACATCATTTTGCTATCAAAGAGAAG gTCACAACTCAAGCAAGCTGTTGTAAAGATGGTCCAAGAGTGCTGTACCTATGTGGACAAAACACCagacaaagaaacaaaaataaaactcataGAAACACTGAGAACAATAACTGAAGGGAAAATTTATGTGGAGGTGGAGAGAGCTCGTCTCACCCATATTTTGGCTAAAATTCGTGAAGAGGAAGACAATGTTGCAGAAGCAGCAAAGATAATACAAGAATTGCAAGTTGAGACATATGGCTCTATGGACAAGAGAGAGAAGGTGGAACTAATCTTGGAGCAAATGAGGCTCTGTCTAGCTATAAAAGATTATATCAGAACTCAAATCATCTCCAAGAAGATTAATACTAAATTCTTTGAAGAGGAGAATACACTG gAGCTTAAAGAAAAGTTCTATCGGCTCATGATAGCTGTAGATCAGCACAATGCCGCGTACCTATCAGTATGTCGTCACTTCCGCGCTCTCGGCCAATCGGGTGGCTCCGAGGCGCTGATTGGTAGTGTCGTATTCCTCGTACTTGCGCCGTATGATAATGAACAAGCTGATTTGACGCATAGAGTAAATGAGGATAAGGAGTTGGATAAATTACCTGAGTACAA ACAACTCCTGGGTCTGTTCATCAACCCAGAGATTATTAGATGGAATATGCTTTGCTCCTCATACGAGAAGATGCTCAGAGCTACGCCATATTTTAATCCATCTGATGAAAAAGGACAAGAACGCTGGAACGATCTAAAGAACAGGGTTGTAGAACat AATATCCGCATAATGTCAATGTACTACACGCGTATAACGCTTCAACGTATGAGCGAACTGTTAGGCCTAAGTGTCACTGAGACGGAAGACGCGCTCAGCCAGCTTGTTGTAAGCAGTGTGGTGAAGGCCAAAATCGACCGTCCAGCTGGTGTAGTGCACTTTAG ATTGAACATGGACTCATCGGACCGTTTGAACGAATGGTCTCAAAACCTCAACACGTTGATGCAACTTGTTAACAAAACCACACACTTGATCAACAAAGAGGAATGCGTTCATAAACATCTGCTCGCTACTGTGGACTAA